Proteins encoded within one genomic window of Candidatus Brevundimonas colombiensis:
- a CDS encoding (2Fe-2S)-binding protein yields the protein MYVCNCNGLRKRDVAQSIEAGAQRPRDIFASHQCQAQCAKCVCEMRQMIQDSREAFALAAE from the coding sequence GTGTACGTCTGCAACTGCAACGGCCTTCGCAAGCGGGATGTGGCCCAGTCCATCGAGGCGGGCGCCCAGCGTCCGCGCGACATCTTCGCCAGCCATCAATGTCAGGCGCAATGCGCCAAGTGCGTCTGCGAGATGCGCCAGATGATCCAGGACAGCCGCGAAGCGTTCGCACTCGCAGCCGAATAG